In Candidatus Zixiibacteriota bacterium, a single genomic region encodes these proteins:
- a CDS encoding Fic family protein — translation MRRGITGRYVTTSVVGGETCKAFIPDPLPPNPPLVIDDNMDEKIYRALVALGRLDAVSTLLPDTSLFLYMYVRKEAVLSSQIEGTQSSLSDLLLFEDEEVPGVPMVDTQEVSNYVAAINHGLARLRDGFPLSLRLLREIHEILLSKGRGEDKDPGQFRRTQNWIGGTRPGNAVFVPPPPENIIGCMGDLEKFLHNKPMKTTALLKAALVHPQFETIHPFLDGNGRLGRLLITLLFCEDGTLKEPMLYLSLFFKTNRERYYELLQKTRMHGDWEEWVEFFITGVRETATQAVETANSLNRLFEEDKKEIGTLGQSANSAYRVHDMLQQRPIASIPRVAKMSGLSIPTVGTALRRLESLGIAQEITGNRRNKLFTYKKYLKILNEGTEPL, via the coding sequence GTGAGAAGAGGAATCACAGGAAGATATGTAACAACATCAGTTGTTGGTGGAGAAACCTGTAAGGCATTCATTCCCGACCCGCTGCCGCCGAATCCGCCATTAGTCATAGATGATAACATGGATGAAAAAATCTATCGAGCACTCGTGGCGCTTGGTAGATTAGATGCCGTTTCAACGCTTCTCCCAGATACATCACTCTTTCTATATATGTACGTAAGGAAGGAGGCGGTGCTGTCTTCTCAAATAGAAGGGACCCAGTCTTCTCTTTCTGATCTGCTACTCTTTGAAGATGAGGAGGTGCCGGGTGTCCCCATGGTTGACACTCAGGAAGTATCAAACTACGTGGCAGCGATCAACCACGGACTCGCCAGATTAAGAGATGGATTTCCATTATCTCTCAGACTGCTACGCGAAATTCATGAGATTCTACTGAGCAAGGGCCGAGGTGAGGACAAAGATCCGGGACAGTTCAGGCGCACCCAGAATTGGATTGGGGGTACGAGACCGGGCAATGCAGTATTTGTGCCTCCTCCTCCCGAGAATATCATTGGCTGTATGGGTGATCTTGAGAAGTTTCTTCACAATAAGCCAATGAAAACCACTGCTTTACTTAAGGCAGCTCTCGTCCATCCCCAGTTTGAGACAATTCATCCATTTCTTGATGGGAATGGCAGATTGGGAAGGCTTCTGATAACCCTGCTTTTTTGTGAAGATGGGACTCTCAAGGAGCCCATGCTTTATCTGAGTCTATTCTTCAAGACAAACAGGGAGAGATACTACGAGCTGCTTCAGAAAACTCGTATGCACGGAGACTGGGAAGAGTGGGTGGAGTTCTTCATCACGGGCGTCCGCGAGACTGCAACCCAAGCGGTCGAGACAGCCAATTCGCTCAATAGGCTGTTTGAAGAAGACAAGAAGGAGATTGGAACATTGGGACAATCCGCGAATTCTGCATATCGTGTGCACGACATGCTTCAGCAAAGGCCGATTGCCTCCATTCCGAGAGTTGCCAAGATGTCTGGGCTGAGTATTCCGACCGTGGGTACTGCTCTGCGAAGACTCGAATCGCTGGGGATTGCTCAAGAGATCACTGGTAATAGGCGAAACAAGCTATTTACGTACAAAAAGTACTTGAAGATCCTAAACGAGGGGACGGAGCCACTCTAA
- a CDS encoding agmatine deiminase family protein → MSTLYRFLTAFIIISVIVTSVAIAEEQQEDFLPIGFTEEEMTRLHEIGINHQITAPPVGKLRNCAEWERSEGVIIRWPLGITVSLVAALSETAVVWTIVSSDYYKNQAISSYTSGGVNMDSVDFIMAPTNSIWTRDYGPWFIFRDQTMEIVDHQYNRPRPLDDVIPQIIGSDWGMAVYGMDLKHTGGNHMSDGLGMSMSSRLVWDENTGKTHREIDSIMLAYLGNQYTVMEYVQSGGIHHIDCWAKFLNPTTILVEDMPTGDPSHVLLDARAQWLSEQMSPWGEPYTIVRVYCPYPSAYTNSLILNNKVFVPIINSPTYDNAALQVYADAMPGYEILGFSGSFYDDDAIHCRTMAVPDRHVLFIDHVPLHDIGDTGANRLVTVHIEACSGYDLIEDSLKIYYSVNGGPYTYAPLTAAIEPYSYTGYIPAQGPGSVVDYFIKAADLSGRVETHPFIGEPWAHSYAITGANQPPLLAEIGPREVMEGENLNFTISASDPDGTTPSLDAEDVPLNAVFEDNGNGTGSFDFSPDYDQAGDYNVRFIASDGSLADTELVTITVADYNFPPSIIEPDTLLCLALGQFGYYPEISDPDDTEHTITYSLYPGWMSVSNDSIVGQAPDYADTSSFRVNVSDGVSSDSADVSLVVYVCGDADGSGSPDIDDVVFLIAYIFSGGPAPNPLAQGDADCSGAIDIDDAVYLVTYIFSGGPVPCASCM, encoded by the coding sequence ATGAGCACACTCTACAGATTCCTAACAGCTTTTATCATCATTTCCGTCATAGTCACTTCGGTGGCAATTGCCGAGGAGCAGCAGGAAGATTTTCTTCCGATTGGATTCACAGAGGAGGAAATGACTCGGCTGCATGAAATCGGTATCAATCATCAGATTACAGCCCCGCCCGTGGGAAAACTTCGTAATTGCGCCGAATGGGAACGGTCGGAAGGTGTTATCATCCGATGGCCGCTTGGAATCACAGTGTCACTTGTGGCAGCACTCTCCGAAACAGCGGTTGTCTGGACAATCGTGTCGAGCGACTATTACAAGAATCAGGCGATCAGTTCGTATACGTCAGGCGGCGTGAATATGGATAGCGTCGACTTCATCATGGCCCCGACGAATTCTATCTGGACCCGTGACTATGGCCCATGGTTCATCTTCCGTGATCAGACGATGGAGATTGTCGATCACCAATACAACAGGCCGAGACCCCTCGATGATGTGATTCCACAAATAATCGGGTCGGATTGGGGCATGGCAGTTTACGGCATGGACCTCAAACACACAGGCGGAAATCATATGTCCGATGGGTTGGGCATGTCTATGTCATCCCGTCTTGTATGGGACGAAAACACCGGTAAGACACACCGTGAGATTGACTCGATCATGCTCGCTTATCTCGGCAATCAATACACCGTAATGGAGTACGTTCAATCCGGAGGGATTCATCACATAGACTGCTGGGCGAAATTCCTCAATCCTACCACGATTCTTGTCGAGGACATGCCCACCGGTGATCCAAGCCATGTTCTGCTCGATGCCAGAGCGCAGTGGCTCTCCGAGCAGATGAGCCCATGGGGGGAACCGTACACCATCGTCAGAGTCTACTGCCCCTATCCGTCGGCATACACAAATTCGCTGATCTTGAACAATAAGGTCTTCGTGCCGATCATCAATTCGCCGACGTATGATAACGCCGCACTGCAGGTTTATGCGGACGCGATGCCGGGATATGAAATCCTCGGTTTCTCCGGTTCTTTTTATGATGATGACGCTATTCATTGCCGCACAATGGCTGTGCCTGACAGGCACGTACTTTTTATTGATCATGTCCCGTTGCATGATATCGGCGACACCGGTGCGAACAGGCTGGTGACCGTCCACATTGAAGCCTGCTCCGGTTACGATCTTATCGAAGACTCTCTCAAGATCTACTACAGCGTGAACGGTGGGCCGTATACATACGCGCCGCTGACGGCAGCCATCGAACCATATTCCTATACCGGATACATCCCGGCGCAGGGTCCGGGCTCTGTGGTGGATTATTTCATAAAGGCCGCCGATTTGTCCGGCAGGGTCGAAACCCACCCATTCATAGGCGAGCCATGGGCACACAGCTATGCGATCACAGGGGCGAATCAGCCGCCGCTTCTCGCCGAAATCGGCCCGAGGGAGGTCATGGAGGGCGAGAACCTGAATTTCACCATATCTGCAAGCGACCCGGACGGCACAACTCCATCGCTGGATGCCGAGGATGTTCCTCTCAACGCGGTGTTCGAGGATAACGGCAACGGCACTGGTTCGTTCGATTTCAGTCCTGACTACGATCAGGCGGGCGATTACAACGTAAGGTTCATCGCTTCGGATGGCTCACTTGCTGACACAGAACTCGTCACGATCACGGTAGCAGACTACAATTTCCCGCCATCGATCATCGAGCCCGATACGTTGCTCTGCCTTGCGCTCGGCCAATTCGGATACTATCCGGAGATAAGCGATCCTGATGACACGGAGCATACAATCACATACAGCCTATATCCGGGCTGGATGTCGGTATCAAACGACTCCATCGTCGGCCAGGCTCCGGATTATGCTGATACATCTTCGTTTAGAGTGAATGTGTCGGATGGTGTATCATCAGACAGCGCAGATGTCAGCTTGGTTGTCTACGTCTGTGGCGATGCAGATGGCAGCGGAAGTCCTGACATCGATGATGTGGTGTTTTTGATTGCGTACATATTCTCCGGCGGCCCGGCACCAAATCCTCTCGCACAGGGTGACGCTGATTGCTCGGGCGCGATAGATATCGATGACGCTGTTTATCTGGTAACGTACATATTCAGCGGCGGCCCTGTGCCGTGCGCGTCATGTATGTAA